One part of the Streptomyces sp. NBC_00286 genome encodes these proteins:
- a CDS encoding ATP-binding cassette domain-containing protein, giving the protein MTSNGSTANGALVKDAAPPDEKPIVELRGAGKSYGNIRALHGVTLSVHPGRVTCVLGDNGAGKSTLIKIISGLHQHTEGEFLVDGEPVRFNTPREALDKGIATVYQDLAVVPLMPVWRNFFLGSEMTSGPWPIRRLDIARMKKTADEELRAMGIVLDDLDQPIGTLSGGQRQSVAIARAVYFGARVLILDEPTAALGVKQSGVVLKYIAAARDRGLGVIFITHNPHHAYMVGDYFSVLRLGTMELSADRSEVSLEELTNHMAGGAELAALKHELSEVRGVDVEELPEEQDLKAPVVTSEGTAS; this is encoded by the coding sequence ATGACAAGCAACGGATCCACGGCCAACGGGGCCCTCGTCAAGGACGCCGCTCCCCCGGACGAGAAGCCGATCGTCGAACTGCGCGGAGCGGGCAAGTCCTACGGCAACATCCGCGCCCTGCACGGCGTGACCCTCTCCGTGCACCCCGGCAGGGTGACCTGCGTGCTCGGCGACAACGGCGCCGGCAAGTCCACGCTGATCAAAATCATCTCCGGGCTGCACCAGCACACCGAGGGCGAGTTCCTCGTAGACGGCGAACCGGTGCGCTTCAACACCCCGCGCGAGGCCCTCGACAAGGGCATCGCCACCGTCTACCAGGACCTCGCCGTCGTACCGCTGATGCCGGTCTGGCGGAACTTCTTCCTCGGCTCGGAGATGACCAGCGGCCCCTGGCCGATCCGCCGTCTCGACATCGCCCGGATGAAGAAGACCGCAGACGAGGAACTGCGCGCCATGGGCATCGTCCTGGACGACCTCGACCAGCCCATCGGCACGCTCTCCGGCGGCCAGCGCCAGTCCGTGGCCATCGCCCGCGCCGTCTACTTCGGCGCCCGCGTCCTCATCTTGGACGAGCCGACCGCCGCCCTCGGCGTCAAGCAGTCCGGCGTGGTGCTGAAGTACATCGCCGCCGCCCGCGACCGCGGACTCGGCGTCATCTTCATCACCCACAACCCGCACCACGCCTACATGGTCGGCGACTACTTCAGCGTGCTGCGCCTGGGCACCATGGAGCTGTCCGCCGACCGCAGCGAAGTCAGCCTCGAAGAGCTCACCAACCACATGGCAGGCGGTGCCGAACTCGCCGCGCTCAAGCACGAGTTGTCGGAAGTCCGCGGCGTCGATGTGGAAGAGCTCCCCGAGGAGCAGGACCTCAAGGCCCCCGTAGTGACGTCCGAAGGAACCGCATCGTGA
- a CDS encoding ABC transporter permease translates to MPMTQQAAPAVSAPPASGPKKETDGRTSERPMWLRLLARPEVGVFLGAVAVFVFFLIAAPPVREAGSMATILYQSSTIGLMALPVALLMIGGEFDLSAGVAVLTSALTASMVSYQLTMNVWVGVVVALIVSLAIGAFNGWLLIKTGLPSFLITLGTFLILQGVNLAVTKLVTGNVATNDISDMDGFEQAKSVFASTFTIGGVGVKITVFYWLIFAAIATWLLLRTKFGNWTFAVGGNKFSARAVGVPVTFTKIALFMGVGFGAWFVGMHQLFSFNTVQSGEGVGQELIYIAAAVIGGCLLTGGYGSAIGPVFGAFMFGMVQQGIVYANWNPDWFMAFLGVMLLGATLVNLWVRNATTRR, encoded by the coding sequence ATTCCTATGACCCAGCAGGCTGCGCCGGCGGTGTCCGCACCGCCGGCCTCCGGCCCGAAGAAGGAAACCGACGGCCGGACCTCCGAGCGCCCCATGTGGCTGCGGCTGCTCGCCCGGCCCGAAGTCGGCGTCTTCCTCGGAGCCGTCGCGGTCTTCGTCTTCTTCCTGATCGCGGCACCGCCGGTCCGCGAGGCCGGCTCCATGGCCACGATCCTCTACCAGTCGTCGACCATCGGCCTGATGGCCCTGCCGGTGGCCCTGCTGATGATCGGCGGCGAGTTCGACCTGTCGGCCGGTGTCGCCGTACTCACCTCGGCGCTCACCGCGAGCATGGTCAGCTACCAGCTCACGATGAACGTCTGGGTGGGCGTCGTCGTCGCCCTGATCGTGTCGCTGGCGATCGGCGCCTTCAACGGCTGGCTGCTGATCAAGACCGGCCTGCCGAGCTTCCTGATCACCCTTGGCACCTTCCTGATACTGCAAGGCGTGAACCTCGCGGTCACCAAGCTGGTCACCGGGAACGTCGCGACCAACGACATCAGCGACATGGACGGCTTCGAACAGGCCAAGTCGGTGTTCGCCTCGACCTTCACCATCGGTGGCGTAGGGGTGAAGATAACCGTCTTCTACTGGCTGATCTTCGCCGCGATCGCCACCTGGCTGCTGCTGCGCACCAAGTTCGGCAACTGGACCTTCGCGGTCGGCGGCAACAAGTTCAGTGCCCGCGCGGTCGGTGTGCCGGTGACCTTCACGAAGATCGCGCTGTTCATGGGTGTGGGCTTCGGCGCCTGGTTCGTCGGTATGCACCAGCTGTTCTCCTTCAACACCGTGCAGTCCGGCGAGGGCGTCGGCCAGGAGCTGATCTACATCGCCGCGGCGGTGATCGGCGGCTGTCTGCTGACCGGCGGCTACGGCTCCGCGATCGGCCCGGTCTTCGGTGCCTTCATGTTCGGCATGGTGCAGCAGGGCATCGTGTACGCCAACTGGAACCCCGACTGGTTCATGGCCTTCCTGGGCGTGATGCTGCTCGGCGCCACCCTCGTCAATCTGTGGGTCCGCAACGCGACCACCCGGAGGTGA
- a CDS encoding sugar ABC transporter substrate-binding protein has translation MDRTSRPRSRRLPVLVAAAAATALIATGCSSSSGGKEAEESGENIAAGKASTPRMTVALVTHQAPGDTFWDIVRKGAEAAAAKDNIKLIYSAKPEAAEQANLVQNAIDQKVDGIAVTLAKPDAMKDVVSKAEKAGIPVVALNSGVDNWKDMGILSYFGQDEGIAGEALGNRLNQSGAKNAVCVVQEQGHVGLEARCAGVKKTFKGKTENLYVNGTDMPSVKSTITAKLKQDTSIDQVVTLGAPFAMTAVQSVSEAGSEAKVATFDLNKELTGAIEKGDIEFAVDQQPYLQGYLAIDTLWLYKNNGNYSGGGEAPVLTGPAFVDKSNVEAIAKFAAKGTR, from the coding sequence ATGGACCGTACGTCTCGCCCCCGCTCCCGCAGACTCCCCGTACTCGTGGCCGCAGCCGCCGCGACAGCACTGATCGCCACCGGCTGCTCCAGCAGCTCCGGAGGCAAGGAAGCCGAGGAGAGCGGCGAGAACATCGCCGCGGGCAAGGCCAGCACGCCCCGCATGACCGTCGCCCTGGTCACCCACCAGGCCCCCGGCGACACCTTCTGGGACATCGTCCGCAAGGGCGCCGAGGCGGCCGCCGCCAAGGACAACATCAAGCTGATCTACTCCGCCAAGCCCGAAGCGGCCGAGCAGGCCAACCTCGTCCAGAACGCGATCGACCAGAAGGTCGACGGCATCGCGGTCACGCTGGCCAAGCCGGACGCCATGAAGGACGTGGTGTCCAAGGCGGAGAAGGCCGGCATACCCGTGGTCGCCCTCAACTCCGGTGTGGACAACTGGAAAGACATGGGCATCCTGTCCTACTTCGGCCAGGACGAGGGCATCGCCGGCGAGGCCCTCGGCAACAGGCTCAACCAGTCCGGCGCCAAGAACGCCGTCTGCGTGGTCCAGGAACAGGGACACGTCGGGCTCGAGGCGCGCTGCGCGGGCGTGAAGAAGACCTTCAAGGGCAAGACGGAGAACCTCTACGTCAACGGCACCGACATGCCGTCCGTGAAGTCGACCATCACCGCCAAGCTCAAGCAGGACACCTCCATCGACCAGGTGGTCACGCTCGGCGCCCCATTCGCGATGACGGCCGTGCAGTCGGTGAGCGAGGCGGGCAGCGAAGCCAAGGTCGCCACCTTCGACCTCAACAAGGAACTGACCGGCGCCATCGAGAAGGGCGACATCGAGTTCGCCGTCGACCAGCAGCCCTACCTGCAGGGCTACCTCGCGATCGACACTCTCTGGCTCTACAAGAACAATGGCAACTACAGCGGCGGCGGCGAGGCCCCGGTCCTCACCGGCCCGGCCTTCGTGGACAAGTCCAACGTCGAGGCCATAGCGAAGTTCGCCGCGAAGGGTACTCGGTGA
- the iolC gene encoding 5-dehydro-2-deoxygluconokinase: MTESFDLITMGRIGVDLYPLQTGVPLTDVDTFGKFLGGSAANVAVAAARLGRRTAIITRTGNDPFGAYLHQALGEFGVDDRWVTPVEAYPTPITFCEIFPPDDFPLYFYRQPKAPDLEIHSDELDFFAIRAAKIFWITGTGLSEEPSRSATLAALKARDKAGTTIFDLDWRPMFWKNPDEARPYYAEALRHVTVAVGNLDECEVATGVREPHACAEALIEAGVELAVVKQGPKGVLAVHRDGTTAEVPPVPVEVVNGLGAGDAFGGSLCHGLLAGWELEKTMRYANAAGALVASRLACSSAMPTPTEVEELGDF; encoded by the coding sequence ATGACCGAGTCATTCGACCTGATCACCATGGGCCGTATCGGCGTCGACCTCTATCCCCTCCAGACCGGCGTCCCCCTCACGGACGTCGACACCTTCGGGAAGTTCCTCGGCGGTTCGGCGGCGAACGTCGCGGTGGCCGCCGCGCGCCTGGGCCGCCGTACGGCGATCATCACCCGCACCGGGAACGACCCCTTCGGCGCGTATCTGCACCAGGCGCTGGGCGAGTTCGGGGTCGACGACCGCTGGGTCACCCCGGTCGAGGCCTACCCGACGCCCATCACTTTTTGCGAGATCTTTCCCCCCGACGACTTCCCGCTGTACTTCTACCGGCAGCCCAAGGCACCGGACCTGGAGATCCACAGCGACGAACTCGACTTCTTCGCCATCCGCGCGGCCAAGATCTTCTGGATCACCGGGACGGGCCTGAGTGAGGAGCCCAGCCGCTCGGCCACCCTCGCCGCCCTCAAGGCGCGCGACAAGGCGGGCACCACCATCTTCGACCTCGACTGGCGCCCCATGTTCTGGAAGAACCCCGACGAGGCCCGCCCGTACTACGCCGAGGCCCTGCGCCACGTCACGGTCGCCGTCGGCAACCTCGACGAGTGCGAGGTCGCCACGGGCGTCCGCGAACCGCACGCCTGCGCCGAGGCCCTGATTGAGGCCGGCGTGGAACTCGCGGTGGTCAAGCAGGGCCCCAAGGGTGTCCTAGCCGTCCACCGCGACGGAACGACCGCCGAGGTGCCGCCGGTGCCCGTCGAGGTGGTCAACGGACTCGGCGCGGGCGACGCCTTCGGCGGCTCCCTCTGCCACGGCCTGCTGGCCGGCTGGGAGCTGGAGAAGACCATGCGGTACGCCAACGCCGCCGGCGCCCTCGTAGCCTCCCGCCTCGCCTGCTCCTCCGCCATGCCCACCCCCACCGAGGTCGAGGAACTAGGGGACTTCTGA
- a CDS encoding Cgl0159 family (beta/alpha)8-fold protein — protein MSLTIPDLVSVRARHPEAIAEAAARRGRRPLIGDSGRLMIVAADHPARGALGVGDRRLAMANRADLLERLCIALARPGVDGVLATADILEDLLLLGALENKVVMGSMNRGGLAGASFEMDDRFTGHRPEDIARLNFDAGKLLVRIDYDDPGSLTTLESTARAIDAMAERQLPLFVEPFISRRVEGKVRNDLSAEAVTRSIAIASGLGGTSAYTWLKLPVTSDPDDMAAALETSTLPVVLLGGEVGKDQEGAYERWRKALRLPTVQGMVVGRSLLYPAEGSVETAVDTAVGLL, from the coding sequence TTGAGCCTCACCATCCCCGACCTCGTCAGTGTGCGCGCCCGGCACCCGGAGGCCATCGCCGAAGCAGCCGCCCGTCGCGGCCGCCGCCCGCTCATCGGCGACAGCGGGCGCCTCATGATCGTGGCCGCCGATCATCCCGCTCGCGGCGCCCTCGGTGTCGGCGACCGTCGCCTGGCCATGGCCAACCGGGCCGATCTGCTGGAGCGGCTGTGCATCGCGCTGGCCCGGCCCGGCGTGGACGGGGTGCTCGCCACCGCCGACATCCTGGAGGACCTGCTACTCCTCGGCGCCCTGGAGAACAAGGTCGTCATGGGCTCGATGAACCGCGGCGGGCTCGCCGGGGCGTCCTTCGAGATGGACGACCGCTTCACCGGACACCGTCCCGAGGACATCGCCCGGCTCAACTTCGACGCGGGCAAGCTGCTGGTGCGCATCGACTACGACGATCCCGGCTCGCTGACCACCCTGGAGTCCACCGCCCGGGCCATCGATGCCATGGCCGAGCGTCAACTCCCGCTGTTCGTCGAGCCGTTCATCTCCCGCCGGGTCGAGGGGAAGGTACGCAACGATCTGTCCGCCGAGGCCGTCACCCGCTCCATAGCGATCGCCTCGGGTCTCGGCGGCACCTCTGCCTACACCTGGCTGAAGCTGCCCGTCACCAGCGACCCGGACGACATGGCCGCCGCCCTGGAGACCTCGACCCTGCCGGTCGTACTGCTGGGCGGCGAGGTGGGCAAGGATCAGGAGGGCGCGTACGAGAGATGGCGCAAGGCGCTGCGGCTGCCCACCGTGCAGGGCATGGTCGTCGGCCGTTCCCTGCTCTACCCGGCCGAGGGCAGTGTGGAGACCGCCGTGGACACGGCGGTCGGGCTGCTGTGA
- the iolB gene encoding 5-deoxy-glucuronate isomerase, with amino-acid sequence MTNTHHLPLGKATSEQYAVDVTPESAGWGYSSLRVLELPPGGTHHFTAGDSEWIVLSLSGGCTVAVTDDFGGETYELHGRDSVFSGPSDFVYVPRDATASLTSPAGGRFALTGARCTRRLPARYEPASSVPVELRGSGNCSRKVHNFGAAGVFECDKLIAVEVITPGGNWSSYPPHKHDVNRPGEESELEEIYYFEFADHEGTPGLGYQRVSPSGHGHGTDVLAEVRGGDVVLIPDGWHGPSMAVPGHDMYYLNVMAGPGAERAWLICDHPDHAWIRDTWPSQPVDPRLTLPHSRLRSSGGTPTTPSQ; translated from the coding sequence ATGACCAACACGCACCACCTGCCCCTGGGGAAGGCCACCAGCGAGCAGTACGCCGTCGACGTCACCCCCGAGAGCGCCGGCTGGGGCTACTCCAGCCTGCGGGTGCTCGAACTGCCGCCCGGCGGCACGCACCACTTCACGGCGGGGGACAGCGAGTGGATCGTGCTGTCGCTCAGTGGCGGCTGCACCGTCGCCGTCACCGACGACTTCGGCGGCGAGACGTACGAACTGCACGGCCGCGACAGCGTGTTCAGCGGCCCCAGCGACTTCGTGTACGTCCCGCGCGACGCGACCGCGAGCCTCACCTCCCCGGCGGGCGGACGCTTCGCGCTCACCGGCGCCCGCTGCACCCGCCGCCTGCCCGCCCGCTACGAGCCCGCCTCCTCCGTCCCCGTCGAACTGCGCGGCAGCGGCAACTGCTCGCGCAAGGTCCACAACTTCGGCGCCGCCGGGGTCTTCGAGTGCGACAAGCTCATCGCCGTCGAGGTGATCACCCCCGGCGGCAACTGGTCCTCGTACCCGCCGCACAAGCACGATGTGAACCGGCCCGGCGAGGAGTCCGAGCTGGAGGAGATCTACTACTTCGAGTTCGCCGACCACGAGGGCACGCCCGGCCTCGGCTATCAGCGTGTCTCGCCGTCCGGTCACGGCCACGGCACGGACGTTCTGGCGGAGGTGCGCGGCGGCGACGTCGTACTGATCCCGGACGGCTGGCACGGTCCCTCCATGGCGGTGCCCGGGCACGACATGTACTACCTCAACGTCATGGCGGGTCCCGGCGCCGAGCGCGCCTGGCTGATCTGCGACCACCCCGACCACGCCTGGATCCGCGACACCTGGCCGAGCCAGCCCGTAGACCCCAGACTCACCCTCCCCCACTCTCGGCTTCGCTCGAGCGGGGGGACCCCCACCACTCCGTCTCAGTGA